A stretch of Marinobacter sp. F4206 DNA encodes these proteins:
- a CDS encoding DUF2254 domain-containing protein: MAAETDTHIEWCMNDKLKFLMNRLGERLWVKPVLFCLVSIAVALLAKTADVVEFLGFLPDISSDSVEKLLTVMSSSMLVIAVFAVGSMLAAYESAARSATPRTFTVVVSDDRSQNALSTFVGAFIFSIVGLVAVTNGYYEKGGIFSLLIITLIVFALVILNFLKWVDAIARLGRLGNTVSKVEAAAESTLRQRGRHPTLGARKAFGSTEGVAVTVDSIGYVQHIDVAALQAIAKKGRLQIEVAILPGCFKMPDQPVAYLRPDGEQSDDGVRKTGEGLTKKIGEAFVLGDFRTFDEDPRFGLIVMSEIASRALSPAVNDPGTAIGVIDSLVRLFVTWVRNAVPDDSRAVEYDRVLIPELSLDDMFEDAFSAIARDGAKSIEVMIRLQKALAGLAELGDAPMRKAARDQSGLAFRHAKQALPLASDVERLQEFVLGEGKG, encoded by the coding sequence ATGGCGGCCGAAACCGACACGCACATCGAGTGGTGTATGAACGACAAGCTGAAATTCCTTATGAATCGGTTGGGAGAGCGTCTCTGGGTCAAGCCGGTTCTTTTTTGTCTGGTGTCGATCGCGGTTGCTTTACTGGCAAAGACGGCGGATGTTGTGGAGTTTTTGGGCTTTCTCCCCGACATTTCATCCGATTCGGTTGAAAAACTCCTGACCGTGATGTCGTCGAGTATGCTTGTGATCGCCGTGTTCGCCGTCGGTTCCATGCTGGCCGCCTACGAATCCGCGGCCAGAAGTGCGACGCCCCGAACGTTTACCGTGGTTGTGTCGGATGACCGCTCCCAGAATGCCTTATCAACATTTGTGGGGGCATTCATCTTCAGCATTGTTGGTCTGGTTGCCGTCACTAATGGGTACTACGAGAAGGGCGGTATTTTTTCACTGCTGATCATCACGCTCATCGTGTTCGCCCTGGTTATTCTGAATTTCCTGAAATGGGTCGATGCAATTGCGCGCCTTGGTCGACTTGGGAATACCGTTTCAAAAGTCGAGGCCGCTGCAGAAAGCACCCTTCGTCAGCGTGGTCGGCATCCGACACTGGGCGCCCGCAAGGCCTTTGGCTCGACCGAAGGTGTAGCGGTGACGGTGGACTCGATCGGTTACGTACAACACATCGATGTTGCGGCCTTGCAAGCCATTGCGAAGAAAGGCCGCCTTCAAATCGAAGTTGCTATACTACCGGGGTGTTTCAAGATGCCCGATCAGCCTGTCGCATACTTGAGGCCTGATGGTGAACAGAGTGACGATGGTGTCCGTAAGACAGGCGAGGGTCTGACGAAAAAAATCGGCGAGGCGTTTGTGCTAGGCGATTTCAGGACGTTCGACGAAGACCCCCGGTTTGGCCTGATTGTTATGTCCGAGATCGCAAGTCGGGCTCTTTCTCCAGCCGTGAACGACCCGGGGACGGCCATCGGCGTCATAGACTCCCTGGTTCGGCTTTTTGTTACCTGGGTTCGTAACGCAGTGCCTGATGACTCACGGGCAGTGGAGTATGACCGGGTCCTGATCCCCGAACTGTCGCTTGACGACATGTTCGAGGATGCGTTCAGTGCCATCGCCCGTGATGGTGCCAAGTCGATCGAAGTAATGATCCGGCTACAAAAAGCGCTTGCGGGATTGGCTGAGCTTGGAGACGCGCCTATGCGCAAAGCCGCACGCGATCAGTCTGGCCTGGCGTTTCGGCACGCCAAGCAGGCACTACCTCTGGCAAGTGACGTTGAACGCTTGCAGGAGTTCGTGCTGGGAGAAGGCAAGGGCTAG
- a CDS encoding malate:quinone oxidoreductase: MRVIIIGAGIMGTTFATLAKEIAPELEITILERLDGPGAGNSWVFNNAGTGHEANCELNYTPVDEEVISVEKALKIHAQFNVAKQFWAHLVEKGAIKDPKSFINQTKHCTIVAESAIEELRLRFKEMSAHHFFEQMRYSEDFDEIKSWIPYTMEERPRHEKMAATAIETGTDVNFGALTEQMAEYAVNDLGVKIQYGTHVKRVHRSPAGSWLVETESGGVATQYKADVLFVGAGGGAFPILKKSHLPFAKRFTGFPVGGRFLQAPISAEQADHYRAKTYGKAKVGAPPMSVPHLDLRVADGQHYLLFGPFASFKPVLERGRGFLDYLRSMRLHDIPGLLNVAMEHFPLVKYLVSETFKGEKSMFEELDSFAPGMSKKFNWKAVEAGQRVQIIKDGDLQMGTEILVSSDKTYGTLLGASPGASVSPEVMLRCLEQLLPAIFSGEEAETKKREIFPEDNLETLAKNPERYREIRDAVNKRLGITQSGAE, translated from the coding sequence ATGAGAGTGATCATCATTGGCGCGGGCATCATGGGAACCACGTTCGCCACTTTGGCCAAAGAGATTGCACCGGAATTAGAGATCACCATTCTTGAGAGACTCGATGGTCCCGGAGCGGGGAACTCCTGGGTATTTAATAATGCCGGCACCGGGCATGAAGCAAACTGCGAGCTTAACTACACCCCGGTGGATGAAGAGGTCATCTCGGTTGAAAAAGCCCTGAAGATTCATGCCCAGTTCAACGTTGCAAAGCAATTCTGGGCTCATCTGGTCGAGAAGGGGGCCATCAAGGATCCAAAGTCGTTCATCAATCAGACCAAACACTGCACCATTGTTGCCGAGTCTGCGATTGAGGAGCTGAGGTTACGCTTCAAGGAAATGTCGGCTCACCATTTCTTTGAGCAGATGCGTTACTCCGAAGATTTCGACGAAATTAAAAGCTGGATTCCCTACACCATGGAGGAGCGGCCCCGTCACGAAAAAATGGCGGCGACCGCTATTGAGACGGGCACGGACGTCAATTTTGGTGCTCTGACGGAGCAGATGGCGGAGTACGCCGTGAACGATCTCGGCGTAAAGATCCAATATGGTACCCATGTTAAACGTGTGCACCGCAGTCCAGCCGGGAGCTGGTTGGTCGAAACCGAAAGCGGGGGCGTTGCCACTCAATACAAGGCCGATGTGTTGTTTGTAGGCGCGGGTGGTGGTGCGTTCCCGATTCTGAAAAAGAGCCACCTGCCTTTTGCGAAGCGGTTTACCGGCTTTCCGGTAGGCGGGCGTTTCCTGCAGGCCCCGATCAGCGCCGAGCAGGCCGATCACTATCGCGCCAAGACCTATGGCAAAGCGAAGGTCGGTGCACCTCCGATGTCCGTGCCGCACCTTGATTTGCGGGTAGCCGATGGCCAGCACTACCTACTTTTCGGCCCTTTTGCCTCATTCAAGCCGGTTCTTGAACGGGGGCGTGGATTCCTGGATTACCTGCGTTCAATGCGATTGCACGATATCCCCGGCTTGCTGAACGTCGCGATGGAGCATTTTCCGCTGGTTAAATATCTGGTGTCGGAGACCTTCAAGGGCGAAAAAAGCATGTTCGAGGAACTGGATAGCTTCGCCCCTGGCATGAGCAAAAAATTCAACTGGAAGGCGGTTGAAGCCGGTCAGCGCGTGCAGATTATCAAAGATGGGGACTTGCAGATGGGCACCGAGATCCTTGTGTCGTCTGACAAAACCTACGGCACGCTCCTGGGAGCTTCCCCGGGCGCGTCGGTGTCGCCCGAAGTCATGTTGCGTTGTCTGGAGCAGTTGTTGCCAGCAATCTTCTCCGGTGAAGAAGCCGAAACAAAGAAGCGAGAGATCTTTCCTGAGGATAATCTTGAGACCCTGGCGAAAAATCCCGAGCGCTACCGGGAGATTCGCGATGCGGTCAACAAGCGGCTGGGCATAACCCAGTCCGGGGCAGAGTGA
- a CDS encoding L-serine ammonia-lyase encodes MSVSVFDLFKIGIGPSSSHTVGPMVAAATFARQLETAGVIAQVRRIRIELFGSLSATGIGHGTDHAVVAGLMGNRPDCVDPEAITPTIERLKQTGILELPGQYPVAFDWDRDLCFLNETLPYHPNALRLEALDQNNRLLYDNTFYSVGGGFVIEESEAVEGAKLVPQASVPYGFSRSSQLLQLCKTSGLRISQLVMENEKVWRSEPEIRHELMAIWAAMQDCIASGLRKEGPLPGGLAVERRAKGLHQALLRCAQPNVISSTLGAMDWVNLYALAVNEENACGGRMVTAPTNGAAGIIPAVLMYYMEFEPQASANHVTEFLLAAAAIGALCKENASISGAEVGCQGEVGSACAMAAAGLCEVLGGSPEQVENAAEIGLEHNLGLTCDPVGGLVQVPCIERNAIAAVKAINAAQMALRGSGKHFISLDKVISTMRETGKDMQEKYKETSRGGLAVNAIEC; translated from the coding sequence ATGTCTGTATCTGTGTTCGACCTGTTCAAAATAGGGATTGGCCCGTCCAGCTCCCACACCGTGGGCCCCATGGTGGCCGCTGCAACGTTTGCGCGGCAGCTTGAAACTGCCGGTGTGATTGCCCAAGTCCGCCGTATTCGGATCGAGCTATTTGGCTCGCTAAGCGCGACCGGGATCGGGCATGGCACCGACCATGCAGTGGTAGCAGGCCTGATGGGCAATCGTCCGGACTGTGTTGATCCCGAAGCCATAACGCCCACCATCGAACGTCTCAAACAGACCGGGATCCTGGAGCTGCCTGGGCAATATCCTGTGGCTTTCGATTGGGACCGGGACCTCTGCTTCCTCAACGAGACACTCCCATATCACCCCAACGCTCTTCGACTCGAGGCCCTGGATCAGAATAACCGACTGCTTTACGACAACACCTTCTATTCCGTAGGCGGTGGCTTTGTGATCGAGGAAAGTGAGGCCGTGGAGGGCGCGAAACTGGTGCCTCAGGCATCAGTCCCGTACGGCTTCAGTCGGTCATCGCAATTGCTTCAACTCTGCAAAACGAGTGGGCTCCGGATCAGCCAGCTGGTTATGGAGAACGAGAAAGTCTGGCGTTCTGAGCCCGAGATCCGGCACGAGCTGATGGCGATCTGGGCCGCGATGCAAGACTGCATTGCCTCCGGCCTGCGCAAGGAAGGTCCGCTCCCCGGAGGATTGGCGGTCGAACGACGTGCCAAGGGACTGCATCAGGCCTTGCTTCGGTGTGCTCAGCCCAATGTCATCAGCTCAACATTGGGCGCGATGGACTGGGTGAACCTGTACGCATTGGCCGTCAATGAGGAAAACGCCTGCGGTGGACGTATGGTGACGGCACCCACCAATGGCGCCGCGGGCATTATTCCGGCCGTTCTCATGTACTACATGGAGTTTGAGCCGCAGGCGTCGGCAAATCATGTCACCGAATTTCTGTTGGCAGCGGCAGCGATTGGCGCACTGTGCAAGGAAAACGCTTCGATATCCGGCGCTGAAGTGGGTTGCCAGGGTGAGGTGGGATCCGCCTGCGCGATGGCCGCGGCTGGATTGTGCGAGGTGCTGGGTGGATCGCCGGAACAGGTAGAGAACGCCGCGGAAATTGGGTTGGAGCACAACCTGGGGCTGACCTGTGATCCGGTCGGAGGGCTGGTTCAGGTGCCATGCATTGAAAGAAACGCAATTGCTGCGGTGAAAGCGATCAACGCCGCGCAAATGGCGCTGCGGGGCAGCGGCAAACACTTTATCTCTCTGGATAAGGTCATCAGCACCATGCGGGAGACAGGGAAAGATATGCAGGAAAAGTACAAGGAGACCTCCCGGGGCGGTCTCGCCGTTAATGCTATCGAATGCTGA
- a CDS encoding pyridoxamine 5'-phosphate oxidase family protein — protein sequence MAHKFAEIAFTRTVRRIQELMGSRSGYSALDSRPDCNHLLRDREAAFIAARDSFYIASVSETGWPYIQHRGGPKGFMKVLDESTLGFADYSGNRQYVTTGNVQSNDRVALFFMDYPNRRRLKLLGRLRLVDSSDASTLARLHDDGYKARVERGMIIHVEAFDWNCPQHITPRYSQSEVEELLESMGHEEHD from the coding sequence ATGGCACACAAATTTGCGGAAATCGCGTTCACCAGGACAGTAAGGCGGATCCAGGAATTAATGGGGAGTCGTTCCGGATACTCGGCTCTGGATTCGAGACCTGACTGTAATCATCTCCTCAGGGACCGGGAAGCGGCGTTTATTGCCGCCAGGGACAGTTTTTATATCGCCAGTGTCAGTGAAACCGGCTGGCCATATATTCAGCATCGGGGCGGTCCCAAGGGCTTTATGAAGGTTCTCGATGAATCAACGCTGGGCTTTGCCGATTATTCCGGCAACCGCCAATACGTAACCACCGGCAATGTGCAGAGCAATGATCGGGTGGCTTTGTTCTTTATGGATTACCCCAACCGGAGGCGGCTGAAACTGCTTGGCCGTCTGCGTTTGGTCGATAGCTCCGATGCCTCAACGTTGGCACGTCTGCACGATGATGGCTACAAGGCCCGGGTGGAGCGGGGAATGATTATCCATGTCGAGGCGTTTGACTGGAATTGCCCGCAGCACATCACTCCCCGGTACAGCCAGTCTGAGGTGGAAGAGCTGCTTGAGTCGATGGGTCATGAGGAGCATGACTGA
- a CDS encoding LysR family transcriptional regulator — protein MTEGSITRAADRLGMTQPAVSNVVSRMRTVWKDPVFVKRGRQVEPTSYALSLWDQVRSPLFELSSAVNSSRFDPRESRRIRQ, from the coding sequence ATGACCGAAGGGTCCATTACTCGGGCGGCGGACCGTCTTGGAATGACACAACCAGCGGTCTCGAATGTTGTTTCTCGTATGCGTACGGTCTGGAAGGACCCGGTGTTCGTGAAGAGGGGGCGACAGGTTGAACCCACCTCCTATGCTCTGAGTCTTTGGGACCAGGTTCGGTCTCCTCTCTTTGAGCTGTCCAGCGCTGTCAATTCCTCGCGATTCGATCCGCGTGAATCTCGCCGGATACGGCAGTGA
- a CDS encoding LysR substrate-binding domain-containing protein, translated as MKHLREANVDLVIGVLAEPDHSLRSVWLFDTGYVLAMREDHPLGLTDIDLDEFLAARHLLATMSGDAHGVVDSALSKQGLERRVVATVNHFSAVPDLLRKSDLVAAIPEVITGDCDFCSGLVTRDLPIDVDPTSLYLAWHARHDRDPGVIWLRDKVKQIGQDCWTRAMASRGIDCAEFEKQRSNFVSSLQI; from the coding sequence GTGAAGCACCTTCGTGAGGCAAATGTTGATCTGGTGATTGGGGTGCTGGCGGAGCCCGACCACAGTCTTCGGAGCGTTTGGTTGTTCGATACCGGGTATGTCCTGGCAATGAGAGAGGACCACCCGTTGGGTCTGACGGACATTGATCTCGACGAATTTTTGGCCGCGCGCCACCTCCTGGCGACCATGTCCGGAGACGCCCATGGTGTGGTGGACAGTGCACTCAGCAAGCAAGGGCTGGAGCGCAGGGTCGTAGCGACAGTAAACCACTTTTCTGCGGTACCGGATTTGCTGCGAAAGTCCGATCTGGTGGCGGCCATTCCCGAGGTCATTACCGGTGATTGCGACTTTTGCTCCGGCCTTGTGACCAGGGACTTGCCCATCGACGTGGATCCGACCAGTCTTTACCTGGCCTGGCATGCCCGTCATGATCGGGATCCCGGCGTTATCTGGCTGCGAGATAAAGTGAAACAGATCGGCCAGGATTGTTGGACGCGGGCCATGGCCTCACGCGGGATTGACTGTGCGGAGTTTGAGAAGCAGCGTTCAAACTTTGTGTCTTCTTTGCAAATTTGA
- a CDS encoding AraC family transcriptional regulator: MDRLSYILEQLNVNAGVFFSGQLCGLASFEEEGTGYIHVLRAGSLDIIEANGEKVMLQEPTLVFSVRSQPHQLFGGHREGAELVCASVKFQTGSRNPVLEALPSVVILPLSSVQGLESFVNVLFSEAEAGREGKDAVMNRLVEVIFVNVLRHIVSEGATPKGMLSALADRQLSKVLHYINSNLNGDVSVERLADVAAMSRSTFIQHFKSLLALAPGEYVQNTRIATAKKLMLKDKPMSIIGFEVGYEDASGFSRAFKKNTGMTPRDWKKLNMTAIA, from the coding sequence ATGGACAGGCTTTCTTACATACTCGAGCAGTTGAATGTTAATGCCGGGGTGTTTTTCAGCGGACAGCTCTGCGGACTTGCCTCTTTCGAGGAGGAAGGAACGGGATACATCCATGTCCTTCGCGCGGGGTCACTCGATATTATCGAGGCCAACGGAGAGAAGGTTATGCTTCAGGAGCCTACGCTGGTCTTTTCAGTGCGTTCTCAGCCACATCAGCTGTTCGGAGGTCATAGGGAGGGTGCGGAACTGGTCTGCGCATCCGTCAAGTTTCAGACAGGCTCCCGGAATCCGGTTCTCGAGGCGCTCCCGTCCGTTGTCATTCTTCCGCTGTCTTCCGTTCAGGGCCTGGAGTCTTTCGTGAACGTTCTTTTTTCGGAAGCGGAAGCCGGACGGGAGGGCAAAGACGCGGTGATGAACCGCCTGGTGGAAGTCATCTTCGTCAACGTTCTCAGGCATATCGTCTCGGAAGGAGCCACACCGAAAGGCATGCTCTCGGCACTGGCTGACAGGCAGTTGAGCAAGGTTCTCCACTACATCAATAGCAATCTCAATGGCGATGTGTCCGTCGAGAGACTTGCGGATGTGGCAGCTATGTCCCGGTCAACGTTCATTCAGCACTTCAAGAGCCTGCTTGCACTGGCGCCGGGTGAGTATGTCCAGAACACCCGCATAGCGACTGCCAAAAAGCTGATGCTGAAAGACAAGCCCATGTCGATCATAGGTTTTGAGGTCGGATACGAAGACGCCTCCGGTTTCTCCAGAGCCTTCAAGAAAAACACGGGAATGACACCAAGGGATTGGAAGAAATTGAATATGACGGCCATTGCGTAA
- a CDS encoding YHS domain-containing (seleno)protein — MTRFKKLRALVAVASMSAAVGAFAADIDMNANANDVAISGYDPVAYFSDSEATQGSDEFTATYKNAIYHFASAENRDRFRADPSAYAPQYGGYCAFGVTMEKKFDVDPEAWRIVDNKLYLNLNKDVQKRWLTDVPGFIADANDIWPDIKTVEASEL, encoded by the coding sequence ATGACTCGTTTCAAGAAACTTCGTGCTTTGGTTGCGGTTGCCTCTATGAGCGCAGCGGTTGGTGCTTTCGCGGCGGATATCGATATGAACGCCAATGCCAACGACGTAGCCATCAGTGGCTATGACCCGGTTGCGTACTTTTCCGATTCAGAGGCCACCCAGGGCTCTGACGAATTCACCGCCACCTACAAGAACGCGATCTATCACTTCGCAAGCGCTGAGAACCGTGATCGGTTCCGCGCGGATCCCAGTGCTTACGCACCCCAGTACGGCGGTTACTGTGCTTTTGGCGTCACCATGGAGAAGAAATTCGATGTGGATCCAGAGGCCTGGAGAATCGTCGATAACAAGCTTTACCTCAACCTGAATAAAGACGTCCAGAAGCGTTGGCTTACCGATGTGCCGGGCTTCATTGCAGATGCAAATGACATCTGGCCGGACATCAAGACTGTCGAAGCTTCAGAGCTTTAA
- a CDS encoding DUF2282 domain-containing protein has product MNQKLLISAAFAAALAGAVAAPMAHAGGKEKCYGISAVGGNDCANLAGTHSCAGQAKVANDPGEYKVVEKGTCEDLGGFDKETAMKIIAGKG; this is encoded by the coding sequence ATGAACCAGAAACTTCTTATCAGCGCGGCCTTTGCCGCAGCGCTGGCCGGAGCCGTCGCGGCACCCATGGCCCACGCCGGTGGCAAGGAAAAGTGTTACGGCATTTCGGCAGTCGGTGGAAATGACTGTGCAAACCTGGCCGGTACCCATTCCTGCGCCGGACAAGCGAAGGTCGCTAACGATCCGGGCGAGTACAAGGTTGTCGAAAAAGGCACCTGTGAGGACCTGGGTGGGTTCGACAAAGAAACCGCCATGAAAATTATTGCCGGGAAAGGTTAG
- a CDS encoding DUF692 family multinuclear iron-containing protein — MSNRQDTVSSPSSLKRSAVGVGLRPDHYQDALENAVAADFLEVHSENFFAEAGVAVELLQDISDNTPISLHGTSAGLGSVEAVPDDYLKKLKRLVERVNPVLVSDHLCFTWARIGGRLFHGGDLLPIPYTKESLHHAVINIDRVQSYLGRRIAVENVCAYIDFEHSEFDEADFLNEIVVRTGCGLILDINNLMVNARNARVPTPEDYVDRYIEAVASDAIMEIHLAGSTPVAASELLIDDHACPVSEAGWGAYQKTLNQLGPRPTLIEWDSNLPSWGTLLGEATRAKKAQRRLAGWRAKK; from the coding sequence ATGAGCAATCGTCAGGACACAGTCTCGTCGCCGTCGTCTCTGAAGCGTTCCGCTGTTGGGGTTGGGTTGCGGCCTGACCACTACCAGGACGCTCTGGAAAACGCCGTTGCGGCAGATTTCCTCGAGGTGCACTCGGAGAATTTCTTCGCAGAGGCGGGAGTTGCCGTCGAGCTGCTGCAGGACATTTCGGATAACACACCGATAAGCCTGCATGGCACTTCAGCAGGTTTGGGGTCTGTTGAGGCTGTTCCTGACGATTACCTGAAGAAGCTCAAGCGGCTGGTCGAGCGCGTGAATCCAGTACTGGTGTCGGATCACCTGTGTTTCACCTGGGCCAGGATCGGGGGGCGGCTATTCCATGGTGGTGACCTTCTGCCCATCCCCTATACAAAGGAAAGTCTGCATCACGCGGTGATCAATATTGACCGCGTTCAATCCTACCTGGGGCGCCGGATTGCTGTTGAGAATGTCTGTGCCTACATCGATTTCGAACACAGTGAGTTCGACGAAGCTGACTTCCTGAACGAGATTGTGGTGCGCACTGGCTGTGGGCTGATCCTCGATATCAACAACCTCATGGTGAACGCCCGAAATGCCCGGGTGCCAACGCCGGAGGATTACGTTGATCGCTATATAGAGGCCGTGGCTAGCGATGCCATCATGGAAATTCACCTTGCAGGGTCAACGCCCGTCGCAGCATCGGAACTCCTGATTGACGATCATGCCTGCCCGGTCTCGGAGGCTGGATGGGGAGCCTATCAGAAGACGCTTAATCAGCTTGGGCCCCGACCCACACTGATCGAATGGGATTCGAACCTTCCATCGTGGGGAACGCTTCTCGGTGAGGCAACCAGGGCGAAAAAGGCGCAGCGCAGGCTAGCCGGGTGGAGAGCGAAAAAATGA
- a CDS encoding putative DNA-binding domain-containing protein: MNLSEYQRQFLGYVFGDSGAPVLANADVYRFGIEAKAVRALGYQYPTVKALVGPSVFQGLATDYFRMMKKQSGDWADFGWGFPGWIASHRVSDQVPYIPDVSRLDSHVSQVERIHYDELDVEGFSVIEEGLARCTLILNGAVQFFRSTHPVVSIWEAHKSPNPRETLSFAQARRMIAKGQGQNALVFRSGGRGMVQAVPERDFLVLEHLKEQRSIAQALGEDLLLEKNLSGWLQDMIAKRVIVSAKRIH; this comes from the coding sequence ATGAACCTGTCTGAGTACCAACGTCAGTTCCTGGGGTACGTGTTTGGCGATAGTGGGGCGCCAGTATTGGCAAATGCGGATGTTTACCGGTTCGGGATAGAAGCGAAGGCGGTTCGTGCCCTGGGGTATCAATACCCAACGGTTAAGGCGCTGGTGGGACCGTCTGTGTTTCAGGGGCTGGCGACCGACTATTTCAGGATGATGAAAAAGCAGAGCGGTGACTGGGCGGATTTCGGTTGGGGCTTTCCTGGCTGGATAGCCTCGCACCGGGTTTCGGATCAGGTGCCTTATATCCCGGATGTCTCAAGGCTGGATAGCCACGTGAGCCAGGTGGAGCGAATCCACTACGACGAGCTGGATGTCGAGGGCTTTTCAGTGATCGAAGAGGGGCTGGCCCGCTGCACCCTGATCCTCAACGGTGCGGTGCAGTTTTTCAGGTCGACTCATCCGGTTGTCAGTATCTGGGAAGCACACAAGAGTCCAAACCCGCGGGAGACCCTCAGTTTTGCTCAGGCCAGAAGGATGATTGCCAAGGGCCAGGGCCAGAATGCGCTGGTTTTCCGGTCAGGCGGGCGGGGAATGGTGCAGGCCGTTCCGGAAAGGGATTTTCTGGTACTTGAGCACCTGAAGGAGCAAAGAAGTATTGCTCAGGCCCTGGGCGAAGACCTTCTTCTTGAAAAGAACTTATCTGGTTGGCTGCAGGACATGATTGCGAAAAGAGTAATCGTGAGTGCCAAGCGAATTCATTAG
- a CDS encoding DoxX family protein has translation MKSLAYSFYGVNESVQRLIGSLLPISLLVGRVYVAWVFFKAGLTKIDDWGTTLFLFEEEYSVPLFSPEVAAFLATFGELVFPVLLVLGLFSLLSAAGLFVINIVAVISLEMIAPAAELYHVVWGLILLALAMCGPGLWSLDKAITSRLKRG, from the coding sequence ATGAAATCCTTAGCTTACAGTTTCTATGGGGTTAACGAATCGGTTCAGCGCCTGATAGGAAGTCTATTGCCGATATCCTTGCTGGTTGGTCGCGTCTACGTCGCCTGGGTTTTCTTTAAGGCAGGCCTGACAAAAATCGATGACTGGGGGACCACTCTGTTCCTATTTGAGGAGGAATACAGCGTTCCATTGTTCAGTCCTGAAGTCGCGGCATTTCTGGCGACATTCGGAGAGCTGGTGTTTCCTGTTCTGCTGGTTCTCGGATTGTTTTCGTTGCTGTCCGCCGCGGGTCTCTTTGTCATCAATATTGTGGCGGTCATCAGCCTTGAAATGATTGCGCCGGCTGCCGAGCTTTATCACGTTGTCTGGGGGCTCATTCTTTTGGCCCTCGCAATGTGTGGTCCTGGTTTATGGTCACTGGACAAAGCGATCACCTCGCGACTGAAGAGAGGTTGA
- a CDS encoding co-chaperone YbbN, with translation MAIVNLNSFDELGDLAHKYEWLLLDFWATWCAPCKAMNPVFEQFSELNPETLVVKINVDAKHDLAVKFGLRAIPTLVLLRRDQLIGQDAGSKSLNDLGDWVNALKQSVSTSA, from the coding sequence GTGGCAATTGTAAATCTGAATTCCTTTGATGAGCTGGGCGATCTGGCACACAAGTACGAGTGGTTATTGCTGGATTTCTGGGCGACCTGGTGTGCGCCCTGTAAGGCAATGAACCCGGTGTTTGAACAGTTTAGTGAGCTAAACCCGGAGACTCTGGTCGTTAAGATCAACGTGGATGCGAAGCATGACCTGGCGGTTAAGTTCGGCCTCAGGGCAATACCGACCCTGGTACTTCTCAGAAGAGATCAGTTGATAGGCCAGGATGCCGGATCAAAGTCATTGAACGATCTGGGAGACTGGGTCAACGCATTGAAGCAGTCGGTGTCGACCTCAGCCTGA